The Setaria italica strain Yugu1 chromosome VIII, Setaria_italica_v2.0, whole genome shotgun sequence genome includes the window GGACGGCCTGGAGGGCCAGGTAATCCACTGGGTGCAgcgtcgcctccgccgcggcggcggcgaggaggagcaggaggagcggcaggaggaggcgcggtcgccgcggcggcgggctcgcgcgCGGGTGGGACATGACCCCAATGAGGTGAgttggaggcggcgggggagtCGAGCGGCAGGAGGGAGGTGGCTGCGCGGCGGGACTGGTTGGGTGAGGCGGTGAGCTTGCGGGAGCAGGACGACGGGGAGGCTTTGGGGATGGGCGGGTTCTTTGAAGCGCGAGTCGAGGCGGGTGGGCCCCACACGGGAAAGCTTTCCGACGCTGACGAGTGGGCCTAGGATAGGTTATGTCCCACATGGCAGCGTCAGGAGCCGTAGGACGAGCCGTGCTTCGGAAGCCGTGCGGGTGTGTGGAGGCTCGGAGGTGGAGCGGAGGTCAATGCGGGTGCGATAGACCGCCATGTGGGCCCACACGGGGCTTGGGGAGGAAGCCCGGGCCGTGCCAGCCTTGGGGCGGGGGGTGGGGCCGCGGATTTCTACCGTCCAGCTCCGCATCCAATGACGAGCGGGCCCGGTAATGTGGTGGCCCGCGTAACAGTGAGAGGCGCACGTGGACGCAGCGGCGCGGGCGTCCTTGCTGGCCGTGTCGCCGCGCTGGCGGCAGGTACACGGTGGCGCGTGCGGACACGCCCCCGCACAGTGCCCCCCAGACCCCACCCAATGATCCGTGGGCGCCAGTTTTCTGAGGCCACTGGTCCCCACGTGTCATCGTCTCTGCTTTCCACGCCCGGGCGGAGGGCCGGTGGGCCCGGTCCGGGGGGAAAGCGAGCTTTGTATGCCCCACCGGTGCAGGAACAGAGGGCCCAGCCCAGGGCAGGTGAAGCCGGTCAGTCcagctcctccgccgctgccgctgccaggTGGGCCCCTGCGGTGGGAGCAAGCACGAATCTCGGCGCGCCACGCTTGGGTTCTGATGATTTTGTGAAGCTTTTCCCTGTCCTGGGGAGCCGCGAGACGGGGACTGTGTCTGTGTAGGCTGAACGAATTGGCAGCAGCGGTGGCATCTTGGTGATGCCCTTGTCATGTTGCGCTTTGTTTTGGCCCTAACCATGGGTTAGAAGCTCTGCACTACACAAAAGAGAAATGGAGACCAAAAAGATTGTGCGTTGCGAGAGGGGACAAAAAGGCTGGCCTAATGACCTAGGGCACGGTGCAGGAGGACCATGGCCATGACCAAGCTGTATAGCTCTTTATCCAGACGTCCTGTCGTCGTCTTGCGAGTCGGcgccaccttttttttttctttcccgcCTGCGCTACGGGAATCGTACCATCGATCAGGCCGGGACGGCCCGCTACGAGCCGTGACACGGCGCTAGACTCCGGTGAGCTCGGAGCGGCGCCGGTGCCGCCATGGGCTCCGTGACACGGCGCAAGCGGTTCCTGCTctgctcgctcgctcgccacTTTCCAGCAGTAGCGTCTTTCTAGCTAGTCTCTTTGAGCACGATAGATGGAGTACGTAGTGCCAGCCAATGcaggtgcagtgcagtgcagtgaAGGTACACTTGGTTACTGCATTTGGCCATGCAGGGGAGGGACAGCGGCAGTGCGCGAGCTTAACGCTCTTGTCCTAGAAGCTAGGTGGTTACGAGGGACACACCACCTTGTTAAAAGCAGAGTGAACCAAAGCGGCTGCAAACGCCATTGCTGGCTTCATTTGCCGCATGTATCGATCGATACAGAggcagacgacgacgacgacgacgacccagCTCTGTTTGCCCCGAACGAAACTAGCGGTATCTTCTGAACCTGACCTCTGCTCATCACTAGCTGCAAACGCACGCATGCCCGCCCGCGCCATTGAATGAGCGGACCGAACCCAACCGACCCCAATCTGGCGCATTCATCACGCAGCTAAGCTACTGTACTCTACTCACTCACTTGCTCCACGCCCTGGTAGCTGCTGGTAGCTGAGCGTCTACTACTGGCTGCTTTGCATTGCCTGTTCTTGGCCGGTAAAACACAGGCAGAGGAGCAGGGGCCTCTGCAGCAGCATCCATCTACCACATACCAGAAGCAGGGGGCCTGCTCATCATCGCATAGTAGGGGTGAGGTGAAGCTCTGAAGCACCATGGCTGCATGACATGAATGTCTGCATGCAGTGCTTATATGTGGAGTGACAACGATACGTTGCAGAGCTGCAGCTGCATGTATCTGTCAGTTGCTGTTGCAGGCAAAAGTAGTCCTCGCATGCGTAAATGTAACGGCGGGTGGGTGCCGAGTAAGAGTAGCGTTGGTTTAATGGAAGCTGGGCTGTTTCAGCCTTTCAGGTGCAGTAACTTGCTCTTGCAATAATTCATCTCTGGTAGTACTTGGATTTGGGCCGATTTTGTGTATGGGGCACTGGCTGTCTGGCTAAGAGTCTGAGACAGGATCTTTACTAGTGTGAGTACCATGATCGCTAAAGGCTGTGTGCGTGTGTCTCATAAAGGGAGATCATGACCGATGTATCTCTGTAATTTTTTTCTTGATTACATCCATGAATAAAGAGGGGCAAAGCAAGAGCTCACATTCATACTGCATGCATTATTGTAGTTAATAATCTTATTATCATCGCATCAGTGGTATACATTGGAtttgattgttgtgtttgctgtgatgctgctgctgcatgcggCGCAAGAACTTTGATTACCTACCCTAGCAAGGGACCATGACCATAAAGTACGTCTGGGAATCGAGAAAAGCACGACCCACGCTTAATGTTGCCAGCTTGACAGCAAGTGAAGGCATTGTACAACTACAACAGTGCCTCTGAACTTCAACTATTTCATACTGTATATAGTACCATACTATTTGCGTGTTTAAAATAGCCACTGAATACATGCTGTATTTTCCATGTATGTATAATGCATGCCTAGCTAGTAAGCAATCTGTAAAATTAAATCAGACTTGCATGGTTGCATCTCGCCTCAAAAATTATTTGCAGTAATTAATCCAGTACATGGATTTGGTTGCTGTCTGCTACAATGTAATGCCATGCTTCATCGTGATTATAAAGCGTGTCCCAAAACGACCGCACGTACTTAATGTCCCCAGCTTTGAATCAATGCATCATGATGTAATACAGGATGTCTAGTCATTAAAAATACTGTGCATCTTCCTTATCATACTATATGTGCAATGAAAATTTAAGGCATTATCATTCCTCCATTTTGTTCAAAATGTACATTGTGAATTATTCTCTAGCACCAGAAATTCTGCACCTTCAGTTGTACTGAAATTTTCCTCTAGGCACCAGAAAAATTAAAGCTGCACCCAAGAGACACGTTCTATTTTTATAATATGACAAGTTTCAGCAAGTTGAATTTCCAGCAAGTTGTTGATTTTTTCGCCAAACGCGAGAAAATGGTGCAGCTTTGTTATCATACTATGTATGTACactatatgaaaaaaaaaagaaggcatAAAAGTTTTATGTGCATTAGAAATACCAGGAGCCTTATACATTGGCACGCTACATActtcatgttctttttttttttttttgcgaaacagGCTACTTCatgttattaaaaaaaatctgacgactccaaaattttaattatttttcagtGCACTACAGAAATGTACAACTTCCTCATCAAACCATATACAATGCACAAAATTAATGTGTTATAATGTTTTCCCCTATGTACAAAACCTCCCAACCACAATAAAAAGCCGTGCATAGAATTCAAGAACCAACGCATGTTCGTGGTGTGGATTCCCCGTCAAAGTCGAAGGCGAGAGCCTTATGGCGGCTTAGATCATCCGAGTACCCAGGTGCTGCATCGTAGCCGTTCATTTCATGCAGCTCACCTAGATGGTGGGTCCCATGTTGCCCTCCTTCGGCACATGGATGCGTCCCCTCTCCTACCAGTATCCGGACGACCTGCGGGTGcggcatatattttttttacttgtatCGCTAAAATTCACTTCAAATGCACCATTGTCATgaactccctccgtcccaaattataggttattttaatttttctagatgcatagatattattctGGATCTAGACATAAGGtacatctaagtgcatagcaaaatctatgaatctaaaaaattcaaaacgacttataatttggaacggaggaagtagcaaACTACTTGTATAGTAGTATCTCAAAACTCTTATACTCCTACTTGTATAGTAGTATCCCAAAACTCTTATACTCCTTCAGGTCAGGGGCGGACCCACGTAGAGGTGCCCATGCCCTcactcatttttttttgctgcaGTAAGTAGTAAAGTTCCACCATATTAAGCTTTGTCAATTAAGTTGATCTTTAGATTGTGCTCTCACTCAATATTTTCCCTAGGTCCGCCCCGGTCGTGAAGAACTGATGTTTTGGACATTGACACGATCCTCAGAATATAACTTTTACTATTTCTTTCTTTATAATGCATTTATAagatataaaaaatatttttgaaactAATAATGGTGGTATCGTTTTCCAAAGAATTTACAACAAGACTTTTATAACTTGGAGAGAGTACCTAGGCTATTCCTAATGGAAAAATTCGTATCGCGGTTTCCAATACTGACATGTCATTGAAAGAGGTTTGAGTAGATGAATGAAACAAGATCTCACAATGCAGAGTTTCATTTCACGGTTTTATAGGCTGGATATATCATTTAATTTAATTGCAAGGTATATGATTAGACATGATGCGACGAAATGAAATTCTCTAGTCCCCAACCAATACTAGTCTCATCAGGTTTCATAATCTTGGAACCAATGTCTACAGAGTTTCATCCTGATGGAAGTCATTCCCCCTCTCTTTTCATAATtagcatgcatgtcatcaaaaTCAATGATATGTCTCATTATTAAATAAGAATGAAACTCTTATTAAACCTCCACTGGGAATAGCCTTATTAATCAAAGTTATGGAAGTTTGACCTTGACTTGTCCTAGCAAAATTAGCATGCGTGCAGCGAGGGTATGATACCTTGCTCATCTGCGGCCTATGGTCCGGGGAGCTGTGGACGCAGAGCTTGGCCGCCCACGCCATGTTCctgagctgctcgacgtcgtaCCGGCCGCCGAGGGCAGGGTCGGCCATCTTGAGCATCTCGtcttcgtcgccgtcgtcgaggtACTGCTTGGCCTGCACATTAATTGTTTCGCATCAGAAAACGATCTCGTCAGACGGTCAGAGACAGCAGGTAGGTATGGTAGGTCCAAACAAAGACGACGACGTACCCATGAGACGAGGCTGAGCTTGGCGGCGTCGAtggcgcggcggccggtgagGAGCTCGAGCAGCACGACGCCGAGCGCGAACACGTCCGTCTTCTCGCTGAACACGCCGTGCGTCGTGTACTCCGGCGGCACGTACCCGAACGTGCCCTCGAACACCGTCACCTGCAGGTGCGTCAGCTTCGCCGGCAGCCACCTCGCCAGCCCGAAGTCGCAGATCTGAAACGAAGCAGGAGAGGTCGATGACAACGACATCAATGGGCAGCCACCATTGCATACTTTTTTCCCCCATGGTACCTACCAGTGGCTCGTAGTTGTCCATGAGGAGGATGTTGGCGGGCTTGATGTCGCGGTGCACGATCCTCCTGGCGCACCTCTCGTGCAGGTACTCGAGCCCGCGCGCCGTGCCCACGGCCACCCTGTACCTCGCCTCCCACGGCATcggctccgcgccgccgccgcagccgccgtggAGCATCCCGGAGAGGCACCCGAGCCGGGAGAACGGGAGCACGAGGTGCTCCCCGCCGTCGACCCCGACGCCGACGAGCCTGGCGATGTTGGGGTGGCTCACGTTCACCACGTGGCCCAGCTCCGCCAGGAACCCCTCCACCCggtcgccgccctccgccgccggcgtcagCTTCTTCACCGCCACCAGCTCGCCCCCCGGGAGGCTGCCCCGGTAGACCTTGGCGAACCCGCCCCGGCCCACCACGTTCTCCTTGCTGAAGTTGCGGGTCGCCTTCTTGAGCTCCGCGAGGGTGAAGGTGCGGAGGGTGGGCTTGAGGACGCAGAACTCgtgcgcctcgccggcggcggctgcgcggtCGCCGtcggggcggcggaggctgagGCGCCGGAGCGTCGACGACATCGCGGGGACGAGCGGAGGGATGATGCGGCCGGAGAGCTGGCGCTTGGCGCGGGATCGCcacgcctccgccaccgccttccacgccgccgccggcaccccgTCCTGCCGCGCCGCTGTCGACTGTGCCAGCTTATTCGGCAGCGACGTCGTCGACGGGTCCGTGTACGTCGCCGTGACGGCCGGAGACGccatgtccgccgccgtcgttgcTCCCGCGCTGCTGGTGCTCGTCGTGTAGCCGTCGTCGAGGACGCACCTCGGGGAGACGGACTCGTCGCTGttccgccgccacgccgcgccgctgccggcgtTCTTCTTGCGCGACGGCATCACCCTCCTCGATCGGGGGTTGATCTTTACCTGTGGAGGCACATGAACTGTAATCTAGCAAGAACTCTGATGATGTGTTCTCTGTGAATCTTGCAacgactttttttttgtttgttctcTTTTGATTACTGTGTCAGGATTTTGGGGGATCGGAATGGAGGTCTTGCGCATGCATGGAAGAGAAACAGGCTAGCCTAGCCAGCGAACAGAGCAGAAGGGAGGCGTTTTTGGCGCGGTTTCTGCGGTAGGCCTCATGCATGTTGGAGTACTGAACTTGGAAACGCTGCTGGACTCTTTGGTTAGGTTGCCACAAGATTTGCCAAATTTGAGGTTTTTTATTTGACTGTAAATAAAAAGGAACGCAAAACATGTGGCGTTTCAAGTTTAAACACATTTTTTGTCCTTATTCGTGCCGCAGTTTAACTTTAAACACAAGTCTGTTTAACTTGTGGACTCATGGGCCTTATTTGTTGGGCCGAGCCATCTTAAAAATATTCTGGCCCAAACGAGCCTCCAGTTTCTTGCTTGAACAGCCCGTTTAAAGGCTACTTATTTGATTGGATTCCATTACATATTTGATCTTAATTTTTCTGCTCTAGGCATTACATATTTCACTTATTTGATTGGATTTAAATAAGTTAAAGTAGTATCTAACTTACTTATTTTATTGGATTTGCGTCATGTAATTGAAGGACAGCCCTTGCTCTGCAATTTGTCATGCTTTTCATACTCTTGCTCCACGATTTTTCGTGCTTTTCTCCCATATCGCTCACACCAATTCAAAGATTGGCTTAATGTGAGGACTGAGGACAAATGGATGACAAAATCGATTCATAAGGCATGAATCTCTGAAGACATGTATGGATCTGTCTTTGCTAGAGCAGGGATATCATTAGTACAATAGTACCTGCATGAGATGCTTTAAAATTTCAAATCCTTGAGCTCCACTATGTGTACACTGTGGTTGGTGAGGTAGTGGGGAAAACCAAATCCAATGAAGAGTATTTTCATTCAGAAATAGTGTAAAAAATGTAGCGAATTGGTGAGATTTGCAAGAATCCCTAAGGAAATTGATTTGGAGGTTAAATATTTTCTTGAGATTCATTTGGGTTAGCTTTTGCTGAGAGACAATATCCATGGGCTAGAAAGTTTTCACCTGCAGATTACCAAGATGCGAGAAGCAGAATATGAAAAGTCACAACTGAAGTTGTGCAAGAGGATTTATTCGAGTTGGAGCAAGGTAGGTTTTGGACCATTTGGCTTGTATCTTTGTAATGTACTGAATTTGTTTGTTCAGGTCAAATACCTGCAGTCCATTGGAATTGTATTTTTATGGTGAATGTTTATAAAATATCGAGAGAACTGGATGCCCTTCAAAATCATTGCAATCGACGTCCCTTCTATACCGTTATTTAAATTTTTGAATCGCTTCCTTCATGTTTCAGTTCCATTTCTGTAGTTAGCTCATCGATTactgttatttttttctttggtaAATGACCAAAATCTATTCCCCGGCTGCTTTGTGTGAGGAcatgtggttttgcattttgcaTGTTGAGTGTCATGAGACTAGGGGACGAaactcctccttctctctcctcatagATATCTTGTAAGTTAGTAAAATTGATGATGTGGTATGAAAATTAATGCTTATGAAACTCCCATTGAGACTGACTTTACCTAGTTCCCAGTCTTGGTAACGGTACAATAAAATTGTGCACTGAAACTGGTAAACCTATTCCCCGGCTGCTTTATTTAACCTTAGTCACAAGTCAACTGAATTTGGCTCGCTATTACGCTTTACTTGTGGGGGCCCAGTTCGTCACTTTTTTTTATCTCATGACTACTCTCGCCAACACAGGACTGAAGTTGGAAACGCTGCTGTGCTTGTTAGGTTGGCACAAGATTTGACAAATCCAGGAGCGCAAAACATGTGGAGTTTGAAGTTTAAACACACGTCTGGCCTGATGCATGCCTAGAGCTGCTCTGTTTTCCTTAGTGATGCCATATTAAATTCTTTGGTATGGATTTACatctttattatttttttaaaaagaatctcaGCAATGAACCCTTCCAATTCTTGAGCATCTATCGTGGACGAGAATATCCATGGCTGCTGCAAACTGAGATAACGCCCATTCTAAAATCTAAAAACAGAGATTGTTCTAAGTTCCCAAAACCTAGAAACATTTTAAGAACTGTATAATTTTTCTCATGAAGCCAGAACGTAGCTAAAGACTTAAAATTAGAGACCACATGCATGCCTGTGCATTCAGCAATACCGACCCAGACTCACTTGATCACGAGACGATCAAAAAAATATGTGTGTGAtgctttctctcttttttcacaAAAGAGGCAGGTTTCATCATTAACCTTCCTTGGCTAAGTTTGTCCATGGTTGAGAAAACTGAAGTTCACTCTTTCGGGGATGCATGATCACCCATGTCTCATCTAAAGCTTTTTCATTTGCTTACCTTGGAGTCTTGGGCACAGTTATGATTTTGGGGCCAATGTTGTTCATCATTCAGTGATAGTTTGTACTTTAAGGGTCCATTGTTTTTTAATGGAAGGGTATAAGCGTTGTGTTCTTTAGTTGTCACACTTTTCTCCCTGTTCACTCACAACAGTATAGAAACTGAATTCGAGCATAAATGCATGACGAAGCAGATTTGGCACGCATTTCTCTCTCAATATATGTATGCATCTCCCTTCTTCTGGTCAGGGATATGACTGCACTGACACTTCTTCCAGAAAAAAACACGCATCCTTCAGCTCCACTTCCCCTTATTAGTGAGGTTTTGGAGCAAATCAAATGCAAATTCATGCTCCTAAATGAACTATGTTGACCCTTCATGATCAATTGTGCCCAAGATGAGCAATCAAATACAACCAAGTCACCCACGGATGCAGTTTAACATAATCTGCTTGCTATTACACTCAGCTAGCTTGCCTTGTGATTTGCTGGTGTTAGCTTCTGTCGGGAACCAATGTAGAAATTATAAAGATCTCACCATAATGCAAGAAAGATAAGATACCAGCAACAAAGATGCAGATTTGGAGAGTTGATACTGTTCTTCTAAAGTCAAGTGACAGGATTTAGTTGAGAAAATCAAAGCGGTTGGGTTGTTTGGGATCAATAAATTGGTGTTGGGTGCGATCCATTTGCAGGAGCATACAATATCTACATTTGTCGGAGTGTACAATACAACATCCAGAGTAGATACAATTTTTGATTGTATAGTGCAAGACTAAAGCAATAATATTATTGGAGGGCTGATGATCTGGTTTGTTCCAATCCATTACCCATGATTAATTTGTGTTGcaattttttgtgtgtgttcgTGATACGCACTTTGGAATTTAGACTTTGTTGCGGAAAATATGAGTGTATTGTTTTAGATTATGGAGCTCTTAGAAGTCCGGAATTTGCTTTACATACAGCGTAGCTAAGGAAGGGTAATATAGTTATCCACCTCCTTTATTTTCCCCTTTTTACTTTTTCTGCCGAAATACATGTTGGGAGATGCATATGAGGATGAATCAATCAAAATATTCTCTGGTGTTACAGACTGCCTCTTCATATGGGATTGAACCCTCCTTCAAAGCTGTGCATGCTGTCTTACCCTTGTGATCTGTATAGGAGTATGTTAATCTTTAGGGAGTCTCTAAATAAATCTCTCGGAAACCGATGCCCTTCAAGCATGTAACAGGGTTTTGGTTGGTTCTTGCAAAGGAAAAATTGTAAATGGCGAGGACCCATTTGGGCATGTCAGATTGCTAGAGCTAGAGGGTTCAGATTTCAGAATACCACAACAGCATGCGAGATTGCTAGAGCTCACGGATGCCCTTCTGGTCTGGCTTCTGGCTCTGCACTTGTGCAATCTGGctgcattttcttttctgtgtgAGGGAAGAAACTAAGGGCAAAACAATTGACATGTCATTTTGTCTTTTTACCAAAATGTTATGCTTCTTTCCTTTCGCAGTGTCCACGCATCACACAAAACCGTAAAGATCTACTGAATTCAAGGAGAAATGCATGACAAAACGAGGTGAAGCTTATCATGTTGCCTGCATGTCTCCCTTTCTCTATACATATATGCTTGTCTTAATGTGTCCTCTTAGGGTGTGTTGCCTCCAG containing:
- the LOC101774967 gene encoding receptor-like cytosolic serine/threonine-protein kinase RBK2, whose amino-acid sequence is MPSRKKNAGSGAAWRRNSDESVSPRCVLDDGYTTSTSSAGATTAADMASPAVTATYTDPSTTSLPNKLAQSTAARQDGVPAAAWKAVAEAWRSRAKRQLSGRIIPPLVPAMSSTLRRLSLRRPDGDRAAAAGEAHEFCVLKPTLRTFTLAELKKATRNFSKENVVGRGGFAKVYRGSLPGGELVAVKKLTPAAEGGDRVEGFLAELGHVVNVSHPNIARLVGVGVDGGEHLVLPFSRLGCLSGMLHGGCGGGAEPMPWEARYRVAVGTARGLEYLHERCARRIVHRDIKPANILLMDNYEPLICDFGLARWLPAKLTHLQVTVFEGTFGYVPPEYTTHGVFSEKTDVFALGVVLLELLTGRRAIDAAKLSLVSWAKQYLDDGDEDEMLKMADPALGGRYDVEQLRNMAWAAKLCVHSSPDHRPQMSKVVRILVGEGTHPCAEGGQHGTHHLGELHEMNGYDAAPGYSDDLSRHKALAFDFDGESTPRTCVGS